Below is a window of Shinella sp. PSBB067 DNA.
CTGATGTACTTCTTCCCGCAGGTCACCGGCTTCATGCTGATCGACAGCCTGATCTCGGGGCAGGCGGGGGCGTTCAAATCGGCGCTGACATACCTGATCCTGCCGACCGTGGTGCTCGCGACCATCCCGCTTGCGGTCATCGCGCGCCAGACCCGCTCCGCCATGCTCGAAGTGCTGGGCGAGGACTATGTCCGCACCGCCCGCGCCAAGGGCCTGCCGCCGTTCCGCGTCATCGGCATCCATGCCCTGCGCAATGCCATGATCCCCGTCATCACGACGATCGGCCTGCAGGTCGGCGTGCTGCTGGCGGGCGCCATCCTCACCGAGACGATCTTCTCCTGGCCGGGCATCGGCAAGTGGATGGTCGACAGCGTCTTCAAGCGCGACTATGCCGTGGTGCAGGGCGGGCTGATGCTGATCGCGGCCGTCATCATGATCGTCAACCTCGTGGTCGACCTGCTCTACGGCTGGGTCAATCCGCGCATCCGGCACTAGGAGGCGATCCCATGAGCTCCGTTCAAAACGCAGCGGAAGTCAAGACGGGCGGCACGCCGCCGTCGGGCCTTTCCGAATTCTGGTTCTACTTCTCGCGCAACAAGGGCGCCGTGATCGGCCTTGCCGTCTTCCTGGTGATCCTGTTCGTCGCCATCTTCGCGCCCTTCGTCGCGCCGCACAATCCGAGCGTCCAGAACCGCGAGGTCCTGCTCCTGCCGCCGGTCTTCCAGCAGGGCGGCACCTGGGGGCACATCCTCGGTACCGACCCGGTCGGCCGCGACATCCTCTCGCGCCTGATCTACGGCGCGCGTTTCTCGCTCTTCATCGGCCTCGTCGTCGTGACGCTGTCGGTGCTCTCGGGCGTGCTCATCGGTCTCGTCGCCGGCTATTTCCGTGGGCGTGTCGATACCTTCATCATGCGCATCATGGATATCATCCTGGCCTTCCCCTCGCTGCTGCTCGCCCTCGTGCTGGTGGCGGTGCTGGGGCCGGGCCTGCTCAACGCGATGATCGCCATCTCGCTCGTCAACCAGCCGCATTTCGTGCGCCTGACGCGCGCGGCGGTCATGACGGAAAAGTCGAAGGACTATGTCGTCGGCTCGCAGGTCGCCGGTGCCGGCACCCTGCGCCTGATGTTCCTGACGATCCTGCCGAACTGTCTTGCCCCGCTCATCGTCCAGGCGACGCTCGCCTTCTCGGCGGCGATCCTCGATGCGGCGGCCCTCGGCTTTCTCGGCATGGGCGCCCAGCCGCCGACGCCGGAATGGGGCACGATGCTCGCCGAAGCGCGCGAGTTCATCCAGCGCGCCTGGTGGGTCGTCACCTTCCCCGGCCTTGCCATCCTCGTCACCGTGCTCGCCATCAACCTCATGGGTGATGGCCTGCGCGACGCCCTCGATCCCAAGCTGAAGAGGTCGTGATGTCGCTTCTCGAAATCAAGAACCTCACCGTCGAGTTCCAGACGGCCTCCGGACCCTTCCGCGCCGTGGACGGCGTCTCCCTCAAGGTCGACGAGGGCGACGTGCTCGCCATCGTCGGCGAATCCGGCTCGGGCAAGTCCGTCTCCATGCTCGCCGCCATGGGCCTCCTGCCCTGGACGGCCAAGGTGACGGCCGACGTCCTCACCTTCAATGGCCGCGACATGCAGGCCATGTCCGATGCCGAGCGGCGCAGGATTATCGGCAAGGACATCGCCATGATCTTCCAGGAGCCGATCGCCAGCCTCAATCCGTGCTTCACGGTCGGCTACCAGATCGAGGAAGTGTTGCGCATCCACACGGACCTCAATCGCAAGGCGCGCCGCGACCGGGCGATCGAATTGTTCCAGCTGGTGGGCATTCCGAACCCGGAAGAACGCCTCGGCCACTATCCGCACCAGATGTCGGGCGGCCAGTGCCAGCGCGTGATGATCGCCACGGCGCTCGCCTGCAATCCCAAGCTCCTCATCGCCGACGAGCCGACCACCGCGCTCGACGTGACGATCCAGAAGCAGATCCTCGACCTCCTGATGAAGCTCCAGGCCGAGCACGGCATGGGCCTCATCATCATCACCCATGACATGGGCGTCGTCGCCGAAACCGCCGACCGCGTCATCGTGCAGTACAAGGGCCGCCAGATCGAGGAGGCCGACGTCCTCTCGCTCTTTTCGGCGCCGAAGAGCGTCTACACCAGGGCGCTTCTTTCGGCCCTGCCGGAAAATGCCACCGGCGGCCGCCTGCCGACGATCACCGAAAAGCTGACCGACGCCGAGATTTTCGCAGGAGCCCTCCGATGACGCCCGTTCTCGAAGCGCGCGACCTGAAGCGCGACTACCACATCCCCGGCAGCCTGTTCAAACCGGCCAAGACCGTTCACGCCGTCAAGGGCGTGAGCTTCAAGGTCGAGGAGGGCAGGACGCTCGCCATCGTCGGCGAAAGCGGCTGCGGCAAGTCCACCCTTGCCCGCATGGTCACGATGATCGACCCGATCACCGAGGGCGAGATGCTGATCGACGGCCGCAAGGTCGACATCGCCAGCGAGCCGCTGACCTCCGAGATGCGCAGCAAGGTGCAGATCGTCTTCCAGAACCCCTACGGGTCGCTGAACCCGCGCAAGAAGATCGGCGACATCCTGACGGAGCCGCTGGTCATCAACACGAAGATGCCGGCAGGCGAGCGGCGCGACCGCGCCATGGCCATGCTGAAGAGGGTGGGGCTGGAGGAGAGGCACTACGGGCGCTACCCGCACATGTTCTCCGGCGGCCAGCGCCAGCGCGTGGCGATCGCCCGCGCGCTGATGCTCAATCCGCGTCTCCTGGTGCTCGACGAGCCCGTCTCGGCGCTCGACCTCTCGGTGCAGGCGCAGGTACTCAACCTTCTTGCCGACCTGCAGGACGAGTTCCACCTCACCTATGTCTTCATCAGCCACGACCTTTCGGTCGTGCGCCACATCGCAGACGACGTGATGGTGATGTATTTCGGCGAGGCGGTGGAATACGGCAGCCGCGACCAGGTCTTCGACGACCCGCAGCACAGCTATACCAAGACGCTCTTCGCCGCTACGCCCCGCGTCGACGTCGATGCCATCCGCGCCCGCGTCGAGCGGCGCAAGCGCGTCGCCTGAGGACGGGCGGCCCGTGACGCCAGCGCGCGCGATCGTCGTCATGGGCGTTTCCGGCTGCGGCAAGACATCGGTCGCCGAGGGCCTTGCTGCAAGCCTCGGCGCCGCCTTCATCGAAGGCGACAGCCTGCATCCGCCCGCCAATGTCGAGAAGATGTCCCGCGGCATCCCCCTGACCGACGAGGACCGCTGGCCCTGGCTCGACATGATCGGCCGGGCGCTGGCCGAGGCACTCGCCGCGGGCAATGGCGTCGTCGTCTCCTGCTCCGCCCTCAGGAAGGTCTACCGCGAGCGCCTGCGCGGTGCTGCCGGCGGCACGCTTTCCTTCGTCTTCCTCAAGGGCAGCCGCGACCTTCTGATGACGCGCATGGCCGCGCGGGAAGGGCACTTCATGCCCGTCAGCCTGCTCGACAGCCAGCTCGCCACGCTGGAGGACCCGTCCGGCGAGCCGGGCGTCGTGACGGTCGATATCGATGCGCCCGTCGAGGCCATCGTCGCCGCCGCCCTCCGGGGATTGACATCCTGAGGGAGAATTTGCGGGGCCGCCTCTGGCGCCCCGCCGGTCGTCCGCCTATAGACGGCGGGCCTGCCGGCCATCGCGTGGCGGCGGGCTTTCGATATTTCCGCGACCTGACAGGAACGAGACATGGATATCAAACGCTTTGAAACCGGCCCGCGCATGAGCCAGGCCGTGGTGCACAACGGGACCGTCTATCTGGCCGGCCAGGTCGGCGATGCGGGCTCCGACGTCACCGAGCAGACGAAGCAGGCGCTGGCCGAGGTCGACCGCCTGCTGGCGCTCGCCGGCACGGACAAGACGCGCATCCTCTCCGCGCAGATCTGGCTCGCCGACATGGCCGATTTTTCCAGAATGAATGCCGTCTGGGACGCCTGGGCGCCGCAAGGCCACACGCCCGCCCGCGCCACCGGCGAATCCAGGCTGGCGACGCCGGACTACCTCGTCGAAGTCATCGTCGTGGCCGCGCTCTGACCCGTTCGACCGACCGGAATGAAAAGGCCCGCTTTCGCGGGCCTTTTTGCTTTAAGCGGATTTGGCGAGCCGCGCCTGCTCGTCGAAGAACAGCGCCTGGCTGATCAGCGCCTTCACCATGTCCGGGTTGAACGGCTTGGTGACGAGGAAGGCCGGTTCCGGCTTCTCGCCGGTCAGGAGGCGTTCCGGGAAGGCGGTGATGAAGATCACCGGGATCGTGCTGTTCTTGAGGATGTCGTTGACGGCGTCGATGCCCGAGCTGCCGTCGGCAAGCTGGATATCCGCCAGCACCATGCGCGGCGAGGTGCGGTGATAGAGCTCGACGGCTTCGGCATGGGTGCGTGCGATGCCTGTCACCCGGTGGCCGAGGCCCTTCACCATGTCCTCGATGTCCATGGCGATGAGGGGCTCGTCCTCGATGATCATGATGTCGGTCGCCACCTGCCGCGAGATGTCGCGCGAGGCTTCATCCAGCAGCTCGGCGAAGCGTTCTTCCGGGACGTTGAGAATATCCGCGCCTTCCGCGATGTCGAAGCCCTCGACGGCGACGAGAAGGAAGGCCTTGCGCTCCGCCGGCGGCAGGTTCGCAAGGTTCGCGGCCGCCTGGCGCTCCCAGCCGAAGGGCGAGGAGGTATCCGGCAGCGTGATGTCGAGGTTGTCGAAGAGCGTGCAATAGAGGCGATACAGCGCATTGCGGTCGCTGCGGCCCTCGGGATAGAGCGTGATGTCGGCGACGAGCGCTTCGAGCATGGCGGCGACATAGGCGTCGCCGGACGTCTGCGAACCCGTCACGGCACGGGAAAACCGCCTCAGATAGGCGAGATGCGGTGCGATACGGGTGGAAAGTGACATTTCGTTCTCCCTGAATATGTTCCGTATCGGAACCGTTTCCGCTAGTGTTCACTCTGCGGAAACCTATTGGTAGCATGCTGAGTCTGACTTGCTATTGGGAATCTTGGGCAAAAGGAAGATAGCGGGCGGCGAGCGATGGAAACAAGACCATGATAGAGCCCGGTAAAGACAAGAAACGCGGTGTTGCCCCCGCGAAGGCCGCCTTCGACCCCAATGGCCCTGTCGGCCGCAAGCTGAAATCCTTCTACGACGTCATCGAGACCGAGCCGGTGCCCGATCGCCTGCTTGACCTTCTGGAAAAGCTCGACGAAGCCGAGCGCAGGGCCGAGCGCGGTTCCTGATCTCATTCGTTCTTCCTGCTCAAGACGCCAAGAAACGGGCCGCAAGGCCCGTTTCTCGTTTCGGATGGATATGCCGGTTAGCGGCAACGCGCCTCGTACCGTTCGCCGGTATGCCTGTTGCGGTAGATGCAGTAGCCGCGGCGATCGGAGCGGGCGATGAGATAGCCGGCGGCGCCGCCGACAGCCGCACCGACAAGGGCGCCGCCCGCACGGCCGGTGACAGCACCGCCGATGATGGCGCCGGATGCCGCGCCAATGGCAGTGCCACGCTCGGTCTGGGTGCAGGCGGAAAGCGTCACGGTGGAGGCAACGAGGCAAAGTGCTATGATGATGTTCTTCATGGTTCCGGTTCCTGGCTGGTTGGTCGGGGTCAGATGCGTCCCATGAGGACAAGGATGAGAAGGATGACGACGATCAGGCCCAGACCGCCGGAAGGGCCATAGCCCCAGCCGCGGCTGTATCCCCAGTTCGGCAAGGCACCGATCAGAAGAAGAATGAGGATGATGAGGAGAATGGTGCCGAGCATCTGCGCTTCCTTTCACGTCCGGGTTCGCGGTTGAGCGATGGGCCGACAACGTGGCTGGCGGAACTTTGTTCCCGAAAATGTGACTGGCCCCGGTGTTTTCCGCTTAGGGAACTTTCCTATGGGACGCCCGTTGCTTTCGCGATCCGCCAGGGAGAGTGAAATGGAACACATTGCCGCTATCATGCTTCTGGTCGGCTGCAATTCCGGCAGCCTCGCCTGCGAGGAACTGCCGGCCCCGCAGGTCGCCTTCGAATCCATGGAGGACTGCGTCGGCGCCCTTCCGTCCGCCCTCGGTGATGCCGGCCTGGCAAAGCGCGTCGTGCATGGCCGTTGCGCGGCGGTCGATCCGGCCTGGGTCGAGGAGGACGTGGAAATCACATGGCGCATGAGCCGGCAGAGCGGGCTCGAAGTCCATGTGCAGCAGGTCGCCCCGCCGGCCGACGGCGTCGTCGTGGCCGAAAACGCGCACCCCGTGAATGCCCTGGCTGCAACGCATTGAGGAACTTTTCCGCCGTCCGGCGATTTCCTCCCATCGACACCAACGCGTTCACCGGAACAGAAAGGGCAGCCACATGAATTGGGATATCATCGAAGGCAAGTGGAACGAATACAAGGGCAAGGCGCAGGCCCAGTGGGGCAAGCTGACCGACGACGACCTCGACGTCATCAAGGGTCGCCGCGTCGAACTCTCCGGCAAGATCCAGCAGCGCTACGGCCTCGCCAAGGAGGAGGCCGAGCGGCAGATCGACGACTGGGCGCGCCGCCACTAGAGGCCGGCCGCGAACTGTCGGTCACCGCTCATGCCGCCGCGGCCCCAAAGCCGCGGCGGCATTGCTTCGTGTAGAGACGAGTATTCTCGAAATATTGTATTCCGGTGGGTCTTCGGGAACCTTTTTCAGTCGCTTCCGTTTTGCTTGCCATACAAGGAAGGAGTTCTAAAATGCTGTATTATGCTGTTGTCTTTCTCGTGATTGCACTTGTCGCCGGCGTGCTCGGCTTCGGCGGCATCGCCGGTGCTTCGGCCGGTATCGCGCAGATCCTGTTCTTCGTCTTCCTGGCGCTTCTGGTCCTGTCCCTGATTGCGGGCCTGTTCCGCAGGGCATGAGGACGGAGTATCATCAAAGGGGCGGCGTTTGCGGACGCCGCCCCTTTTGCGTTTCAGGGCCGCTCTATAGGGTTTCGCAAGCCGATAGGGGAGGGTGCCAAGGGCGCCCCGGCGCGGCTACTATTTGCCGCAAGTCAAGCGAAATTCTCGCGATACCCCCGTCATTCTACTTTTGCACCGACGCTTCCAGCGTGCCTGACGGGAATATTGCCGTTTCATCGGGTCGCCGGCGTCTCGAGGGCGCGATATCCGGGATGTTCTCTATGTTTCGGAGAGCGAGCTTAAGGCACCGTCCGGAATCGGATTTTAGAATCAAGGGCTTGCGAGATTTTTGATTTTTCTCGAATACGCCTGTTGACGCTTAGAAATGTTGGGCCTATAACGCCGCTCATCGAACGAGAGCGGCGGCGCTTCTGGCGGCCGACGAGCTCGCTCTAGGGTTTCCTTGAGAAGCTGGTGAGAATTGGGCCTGACTGGTTCGGGTTGATTTTGCTGCTTCTGGTGACTGGGACGGTATTGGCCGTCGGTTTTTTGACAATTGAATAGAGAAGAAAGAGAAACGTGGTCGGCGGGGTCGCGGACGGGTTTATTCCTGTCCAGGAAAGAGACTTTGGCGGTCACGTTTATCAAGAGAAGTTACACTGGTTTTCGGCCTTTTCTTTGGGGAAGGTTTGGAGAACAGGTGTGAAGTTCTCGTCGATTCAGAACGTGACGTAATGCCAATGATTGAATTCTCAACATGAGAGTTTGATCCTGGCTCAGAACGAACGCTGGCGGCAGGCTTAACACATGCAAGTCGAACGCCCCGCAAGGGGAGTGGCAGACGGGTGAGTAACGCGTGGGAATCTACCCAACTCTACGGAATAACTCAGGGAAACTTGTGCTAATACCGTATACGCCCTTCGGGGGAAAGATTTATCGGAGTTGGATGAGCCCGCGTTGGATTAGCTAGTTGGTGGGGTAAAGGCCTACCAAGGCGACGATCCATAGCTGGTCTGAGAGGATGATCAGCCACATTGGGACTGAGACACGGCCCAAACTCCTACGGGAGGCAGCAGTGGGGAATATTGGACAATGGGCGCAAGCCTGATCCAGCCATGCCGCGTGAGTGATGAAGGCCCTAGGGTTGTAAAGCTCTTTCACCGGTGAAGATAATGACGGTAACCGGAGAAGAAGCCCCGGCTAACTTCGTGCCAGCAGCCGCGGTAATACGAAGGGGGCTAGCGTTGTTCGGAATTACTGGGCGTAAAGCGCACGTAGGCGGGTATTTAAGTCAGGGGTGAAATCCCGGAGCTCAACTCCGGAACTGCCTTTGATACTGGGTACCTAGAGTATGGAAGAGGTAAGTGGAATTCCGAGTGTAGAGGTGAAATTCGTAGATATTCGGAGGAACACCAGTGGCGAAGGCGGCTTACTGGTCCATTACTGACGCTGAGGTGCGAAAGCGTGGGGAGCAAACAGGATTAGATACCCTGGTAGTCCACGCCGTAAACGATGAATGTTAGCCGTCGGCATGCATGCATGTCGGTGGCGCAGCTAACGCATTAAACATTCCGCCTGGGGAGTACGGTCGCAAGATTAAAACTCAAAGGAATTGACGGGGGCCCGCACAAGCGGTGGAGCATGTGGTTTAATTCGAAGCAACGCGCAGAACCTTACCAGCCCTTGACATCCCGATCGCGGTTAGTGGAGACACTTTCCTTCAGTTCGGCTGGATCGGAGACAGGTGCTGCATGGCTGTCGTCAGCTCGTGTCGTGAGATGTTGGGTTAAGTCCCGCAACGAGCGCAACCCTCGCCCTTAGTTGCCAGCATTCAGTTGGGCACTCTAAGGGGACTGCCGGTGATAAGCCGAGAGGAAGGTGGGGATGACGTCAAGTCCTCATGGCCCTTACGGGCTGGGCTACACACGTGCTACAATGGTGGTGACAGTGGGCAGCGAGACAGCGATGTCGAGCTAATCTCCAAAAGCCATCTCAGTTCGGATTGCACTCTGCAACTCGAGTGCATGAAGTTGGAATCGCTAGTAATCGCGGATCAGCATGCCGCGGTGAATACGTTCCCGGGCCTTGTACACACCGCCCGTCACACCATGGGAGTTGGTTTTACCCGAAGGCGATGCGCTAACCGCAAGGAGGCAGTCGACCACGGTAGGGTCAGCGACTGGGGTGAAGTCGTAACAAGGTAGCCGTAGGGGAACCTGCGGCTGGATCACCTCCTTTCTAAGGAAGCTGTGGAATTGGTAAGACGACCGTCTTGAACGGTATGAACCTTCCCGTGCTTTTTAGAACATAGATGGCACCAGTCAGGTGACCATCGAAACGCAATACGCCGGATAGATGCTTGCATCATCACGGTATGGCGATCTTCGCCGTCCACGTTTCTCTTTCTTCAAAAGACAAGGACCCGCTGTTCGGGTGAGTTCTACCCAAGATGGGCCCGTAGCTCAGGTGGTTAGAGCGCACGCCTGATAAGCGTGAGGTCGGCAGTTCGAGTCTGCCCGGGCCCACCATCTTCTGTCCTGACGCTGTTTGGCCTTCGGCCTTGCTGCGGACGGCCCGTCCCTTCGGGACGTGGAGCTCTGCTCCTGTTTGGTGGCCTCCGGTGGAGGCCGAAACCTGAATGGGGCTGTAGCTCAGCTGGGAGAGCACCTGCTTTGCAAGCAGGGGGTCAGCGGTTCGATCCCGCTCAGCTCCACCAAGGTTTTGGTGTTGAGGACTGAGAGGTTGATTGCCTTGTCTTTGAAGGAAAAAAGTTTGCATCGGCCAAATGGCCTGATGCCTGTTCTGCATACATTGTGAAGAGAAGATTGATCTGGAGGCTTCCAGGTGTTTTGGGGAAACTCAAAGCGTCCGAGCCCTTTCCCGGTGAACCTTTCGATGGCCTAGCCGGCCGGAGACTGGTGAGGGATTGGAGGTAGGAAGGAAGCCTGTCGCTCTGGATCGTTCATTGTTGGTGCCTTCGGGTGCTTCTGATGGACGGTCGGATTATCGTTGCCTGACCGCGCGATACCGGATTTGATCTCGAGAAGCTGGTCTTAATGACAGGCTGCAAGCGAGCTGCTCGGCGTAGCTCCAATAAAGCAGGCCTGTTGAACACGTCGATGGCATCATTGAGTGGGTTGGGTTGTAAAAGGTAGCCCTGCCCGCCGCATTCCTGTTGGGATGACGGCTAGATGGTGAGCATAGACAATGAGAACGATCAAGTGTCGTAAGGGCAATTGGTGGATGCCTTGGCATGCACAGGCGATGAAGGACGTGATACGCTGCGATAAGCCGTGGGGAGCTGCGAATGAGCTTTGATCCATGGATCTCCGAATGGGGCAACCCACCTTAAATGCTTGGAGAATCCAAACTGACAGAGATGTCGGCTTGGGTTTCCAAGCATTGAAATAAGGTATCTTACCTTCGAATACATAGGGGTAAGAAGCGAACGCAGGGAACTGAAACATCTAAGTACCTGCAGGAAAGGACATCAACCGAGACTCCGCAAGTAGTGGCGAGCGAACGCGGACCAGGCCAGTGGCAATGCTGAATGAAGTGGAACGGAATGGAAAGTCCGGCCTTAGCGGGTGATAGCCCCGTACACGTAGAACAGGCATTGTCCTTGAGTAGGGCGGGACACGTGAAATCCTGTCTGAACATGGGGAGACCACTCTCCAAGCCTAAGTACTCGTGCATGACCGATAGCGAACAAGTACCGTGAGGGAAAGGTGAAAAGCACCCCGACAAGGGGAGTGAAATAGAACCTGAAACCGGTTGCCTACAAGCAGTCGGAGGCCGCAAGGCTGACGGCGTACCTTTTGTATAATGGGTCAACGACTTAGTGTGTCGAGCAAGCTTAAGCCGGTAGGTGTAGGCGCAGCGAAAGCGAGTCTGAACAGGGCGTTCAGTTCGACGCATTAGACCCGAAACCGAGTGATCTAGCCATGAGCAGGTTGAAGGTTGGGTAACACCAACTGGAGGACCGAACCCGCATCTGTTGCAATAGATTGGGATGACTTGTGGCTAGGGGTGAAAGGCCAATCAAACTCGGAGATAGCTGGTTCTCCGCGAAATCTATTTAGGTAGAGCGTCGACCGAATACCTCAGGGGGTAGAGCACTGGATGGGCTATGGGGACTCACCGTCTTACTGATCCTAACCAAACTCCGAATACCTGAGAGTACTAGTCGGCAGACACACGGCGGGTGCTAACGTCCGTCGTGAAAAGGGCAACAACCCTGACCTCCAGCTAAGGTCCCCAAGTCATGGCTAAGTGGGAAAGGATGTGAGACTCCCAAAACAACCAGGATGTTGGCTTAGAAGCAGCCATCATTTAAAGAAAGCGTAACAGCTCACTGGTCTAATTAAGGGGTTTTGCGCCGAAAATGTAACGGGGCTAAAGCCATGCACCGAAGCTGAGGATTGGACGCAAGTCCAGTGGTAGCGGAGCGTTCCGTAAGCCTGCGAAGGAGGACCCGTGAGGGCCTCTGGAGGTATCGGAAGTGCGAATGTTGACATGAGTAACGATAAAGGGAGTGAGAGACTCCCTCGCCGAAAGACCAAGGGTTCCTGCTTAAAGTTAATCTGAGCAGGGTTAGCCGGCCCCTAAGACGAGGCGGACACGCGTAGTCGATGGGAACCACGTTAATATTCGTGGGCCTGGTGGTAGTGACGGATTGCGTAACTTGTACATTCTTATTGGATTGGGTGTGCAGGGAAGCGGTTCCAGGAAATAGCTCCACCGTATAGACCGTACCCGAAACCGACACAGGTGGTCAGGTAGAGAATACCAAGGCGCTTGAGAGAACTCTGCTGAAGGAACTCGGCAAATTGCACGCGTAACTTCGGAAGAAGCGTGACCCCAATTTACGCAAGTGAGTTGGGGTGGCACAGACCAGGGGGTAGCGACTGTTTATCAAAAACACAGGGCTCTGCGAAGTCGCAAGACGACGTATAGGGTCTGACGCCTGCCCGGTGCTGGAAGGTTAAGAGGAGAGGTGCAAGCTTTGAATCGAAGCCCCAGTAAACGGCGGCCGTAACTATAACGGTCCTAAGGTAGCGAAATTCCTTGTCGGGTAAGTTCCGACCTGCACGAATGGCGTAACGACTTCCCCGCTGTCTCCAGCAGAGACTCAGTGAAATTGAATTCCCCGTGAAGATGCGGGGTTCCTGCGGTCAGACGGAAAGACCCCGTGCACCTTTACTATAGCTTTACACTGGCATTCGTGTCGGCATGTGTAGGATAGGTGGTAGGCTTTGAAGCAGGGACGCCAGTTTCTGTGGAGCCATCCTTGAAATACCACCCTTATCGTCATGGATGTCTAACCGCGGTC
It encodes the following:
- a CDS encoding glycine zipper domain-containing protein, with product MKNIIIALCLVASTVTLSACTQTERGTAIGAASGAIIGGAVTGRAGGALVGAAVGGAAGYLIARSDRRGYCIYRNRHTGERYEARCR
- a CDS encoding response regulator, which codes for MSLSTRIAPHLAYLRRFSRAVTGSQTSGDAYVAAMLEALVADITLYPEGRSDRNALYRLYCTLFDNLDITLPDTSSPFGWERQAAANLANLPPAERKAFLLVAVEGFDIAEGADILNVPEERFAELLDEASRDISRQVATDIMIIEDEPLIAMDIEDMVKGLGHRVTGIARTHAEAVELYHRTSPRMVLADIQLADGSSGIDAVNDILKNSTIPVIFITAFPERLLTGEKPEPAFLVTKPFNPDMVKALISQALFFDEQARLAKSA
- a CDS encoding CsbD family protein, with the protein product MNWDIIEGKWNEYKGKAQAQWGKLTDDDLDVIKGRRVELSGKIQQRYGLAKEEAERQIDDWARRH
- a CDS encoding RidA family protein, which codes for MDIKRFETGPRMSQAVVHNGTVYLAGQVGDAGSDVTEQTKQALAEVDRLLALAGTDKTRILSAQIWLADMADFSRMNAVWDAWAPQGHTPARATGESRLATPDYLVEVIVVAAL
- a CDS encoding ABC transporter ATP-binding protein → MSLLEIKNLTVEFQTASGPFRAVDGVSLKVDEGDVLAIVGESGSGKSVSMLAAMGLLPWTAKVTADVLTFNGRDMQAMSDAERRRIIGKDIAMIFQEPIASLNPCFTVGYQIEEVLRIHTDLNRKARRDRAIELFQLVGIPNPEERLGHYPHQMSGGQCQRVMIATALACNPKLLIADEPTTALDVTIQKQILDLLMKLQAEHGMGLIIITHDMGVVAETADRVIVQYKGRQIEEADVLSLFSAPKSVYTRALLSALPENATGGRLPTITEKLTDAEIFAGALR
- a CDS encoding DUF1328 domain-containing protein, translated to MLYYAVVFLVIALVAGVLGFGGIAGASAGIAQILFFVFLALLVLSLIAGLFRRA
- a CDS encoding ABC transporter permease subunit; protein product: MSSVQNAAEVKTGGTPPSGLSEFWFYFSRNKGAVIGLAVFLVILFVAIFAPFVAPHNPSVQNREVLLLPPVFQQGGTWGHILGTDPVGRDILSRLIYGARFSLFIGLVVVTLSVLSGVLIGLVAGYFRGRVDTFIMRIMDIILAFPSLLLALVLVAVLGPGLLNAMIAISLVNQPHFVRLTRAAVMTEKSKDYVVGSQVAGAGTLRLMFLTILPNCLAPLIVQATLAFSAAILDAAALGFLGMGAQPPTPEWGTMLAEAREFIQRAWWVVTFPGLAILVTVLAINLMGDGLRDALDPKLKRS
- a CDS encoding DUF3309 family protein translates to MLGTILLIILILLLIGALPNWGYSRGWGYGPSGGLGLIVVILLILVLMGRI
- a CDS encoding dipeptide ABC transporter ATP-binding protein → MTPVLEARDLKRDYHIPGSLFKPAKTVHAVKGVSFKVEEGRTLAIVGESGCGKSTLARMVTMIDPITEGEMLIDGRKVDIASEPLTSEMRSKVQIVFQNPYGSLNPRKKIGDILTEPLVINTKMPAGERRDRAMAMLKRVGLEERHYGRYPHMFSGGQRQRVAIARALMLNPRLLVLDEPVSALDLSVQAQVLNLLADLQDEFHLTYVFISHDLSVVRHIADDVMVMYFGEAVEYGSRDQVFDDPQHSYTKTLFAATPRVDVDAIRARVERRKRVA
- a CDS encoding NepR family anti-sigma factor, producing the protein MIEPGKDKKRGVAPAKAAFDPNGPVGRKLKSFYDVIETEPVPDRLLDLLEKLDEAERRAERGS
- a CDS encoding gluconokinase, whose protein sequence is MGVSGCGKTSVAEGLAASLGAAFIEGDSLHPPANVEKMSRGIPLTDEDRWPWLDMIGRALAEALAAGNGVVVSCSALRKVYRERLRGAAGGTLSFVFLKGSRDLLMTRMAAREGHFMPVSLLDSQLATLEDPSGEPGVVTVDIDAPVEAIVAAALRGLTS